A stretch of the Gracilinanus agilis isolate LMUSP501 chromosome 4, AgileGrace, whole genome shotgun sequence genome encodes the following:
- the LOC123246368 gene encoding LOW QUALITY PROTEIN: antigen peptide transporter 2-like (The sequence of the model RefSeq protein was modified relative to this genomic sequence to represent the inferred CDS: inserted 2 bases in 2 codons), with translation YCSSLSAGFRGGFFMLVRSRINLRIRRLLFSSLLHQDLSFFQETKTGELNSRLSSDTNLMSRWLPLNANVFLRSLVKVMGLYGFMFSLSPQLTLLSLLEVPLSMAVEKVYNARHQTVLQQIQDAVAKAGQVVREAVGSLKTVRSFGAEEDEAXRYEEALEHKRQLEWRRDWERAAYLLFCRVLQLGMQVLMLNCGLRQILSGELTXGGLVSFLLYQGDVGRYVQTLVYICGDMVSNVGAAEKVFCYLDREPQMPLPGILAPPSLRGCVEFKDVFFAYPIQPTKPVLKGVTFTLYPGKVTALVGPNGAGKSSVAALLQNLYQPTRGQLLLDGEPLPQYEHKYLHSQVSVIGQEPVLFSGSVRDNIAYGLESCKDDEVMAAARAAGADGFIASMEHGLDTAVGEKGSQLSAGQKQCLAIARALVRNPRVLILDEATSALDTECEQAVRARGWGRATTLEARPKKALPNSYQIFQSMAGAEARRKQGAGSPENARAGGMKLRGGVQSLGVDRFNGGQKGREKEEKSNSSKKQEFTMAQGSHLFGNVDSCSSCRWCHCVKTPGASLKCRCTESRTYDIGKMLGRYFEPVLHQTHREMKICALG, from the exons TACTGCAGCTCATTATCTGCAGGTTTCCGAGGAGGTTTCTTCATGCTTGTCCGCTCCCGAATCAACCTGCGCATTCGGCGGctgctcttttcttctctgctaCACCAGGACCTCAGCTTCTTCCAGGAGACCAAGACAG gGGAGTTAAATTCACGCCTGTCTTCAGACACCAACTTGATGAGCCGTTGGCTTCCTCTCAATGCCAATGTATTCCTGCGGAGCCTGGTGAAGGTTATGGGATTGTATGGCTTCATGTTCAGTCTCTCACCTCAACTCACCCTCCTCTCCCTGCTTGAAGTGCCCCTTTCAATGGCTGTTGAGAAGGTCTACAATGCCCGACATCAG ACAGTGCTCCAGCAGATCCAGGATGCTGTAGCAAAGGCTGGACAGGTGGTGAGGGAGGCTGTGGGAAGCCTGAAAACCGTGAGGAGTTTTGGAGCAGAGGAGGATGAGG CACGCTATGAGGAGGCCTTGGAGCACAAGCGTCAGCTGGAGTGGCGCCGGGACTGGGAGAGAGCAGCATACCTGCTCTTCTGTCGG GTCCTTCAACTGGGGATGCAAGTGTTAATGCTGAATTGTGGGCTAAGGCAGATCTTGTCTGGAGAGCTCA GGGGAGGTCTTGTGTCCTTTTTGCTCTATCAGGGGGATGTGGGGAGATATGTACAG ACTCTAGTGTACATCTGTGGGGACATGGTGAGCAATGTGGGTGCTGCAGAGAAAGTTTTCTGCTACCTGGACCGTGAGCCACAGATGCCTCTTCCTGGGATACTGGCTCCTCCTTCCCTCCGTGGCTGCGTGGAATTCAAAGATGTCTTCTTTGCCTATCCCATCCAGCCAACCAAACCTGTGCTCAAG gGAGTGACATTCACCTTGTACCCCGGGAAAGTGACTGCCCTGGTGGGGCCCAATGGGGCTGGGAAGAGCTCAGTGGCTGCACTGCTGCAGAATCTGTATCAGCCCACAAGGGGTCAACTGCTGCTGGATGGGGAGCCCCTGCCCCAGTATGAGCACAAGTACCTGCACTCACAG GTGTCTGTGATTGGGCAGGAGCCTGTGCTGTTCTCAGGGTCTGTAAGGGACAACATTGCTTATGGGTTGGAGAGCTGCAAGGATGATGAAGTGATGGCTGCTGCCCGGGCAGCTGGTGCTGATGGATTCATTGCCAGTATGGAGCATGGCCTGGACACAG ctgtgggggagaaggggagccAGTTGTCTGCAGGACAGAAGCAGTGTCTGGCCATTGCTCGGGCCCTGGTGCGGAATCCCCGAGTCCTCATTCTAGACGAGGCCACCAGCGCACTGGACACGGAGTGTGAGCAGGCGGTAAGGGCCAGGGGCTGGGGAAGAGCCACAACTCTTGAGGCCA GGCCAAAGAAAGCGCTTCCAAACAGCTATCAGATCTTCCAGTCAATGGCTGGGGCAGAAGCAAGGAGAAAGCAGGGAGCAGGGAGCCCGGAGAATGCCAGGGCAGGAGGGATGAAGTTGAGAGGAGGGGTGCAAAGCCTTGGAGTGGACAGGTTCAACGGGGgtcagaaaggaagggagaaagaggaaaagagcaaCAGTAGCAAGAAGCAGGAG TTCACCATGGCTCAGGGTAGTCACCTATTTGGCAATGTGGATTCATGCTCCTCCTGCAGGTGGTGTCATTGTGTCAAGACACCAGGTGCCAGCCTTAAATGTAGATGCACTGAGAGCAGGACATATGACATTGGAAAAATGCTGGGTCGATACTTTGAGCCCGTGCTCCACCAGACtcacagagaaatgaaaatctgtGCCCTTGGGTAA